In Verrucomicrobiia bacterium, the genomic stretch GAAGAATTTCATTGGTTCCTCATCGTTCGACACGGCGCTGTAGGTGAACGGCAGCGTCGGTGAATTCGTTGAAAGAACGGTCACCCAGTCCATCGCCGCCAGATTGGTTGAACTCTGCACGATGTAATCGGGCCCCGTCTGGCCTTCAATGGTCAGGCTGAACTGGCCACTTGCGAAGCCCGGCGCGGCGAGCGTCGGGAGGACGAGGGGATTCACGACTACGTTAAACGAGTTCGTTGCGCTCAGGCCCGGCGAACCATCGTCTGAAACTTTCACGACGATCACGTTCGTGGTGTTCGCGGTTCCAACTTGTGGCCGCCAGGTGAACAGTCCAAGCGGTGTGATCGAACCAGGGCCGGACAGCAGCTCGAATGTCAGGGCCTGAACGGGCACATCGGAGTCCGCTGCAATATGAGCAAGCGAAACGTTCGCACCCACGTTGACTGTGACGGTGCTGTTTGCAGCAGGAGCAGTGAATACAGGAGGCATGTTGCCAGGCGCTGAAGTTCCTGGGGCGAGATAACCTTCCGTGGACAGGGCTGTCCAGCCGTCAGCCCACGTATCGGAATCGCCTGAGAAGGCGCCGCGATAGGAGACCTCGAAAGGCGCGCCGGCCAGTGCGTTGGTCAGCGCGGGGCTTCCGCTTTGAGGACGCGGATTCAATGCGGCGATGTCGTTTGTGTAGCTGATGACTCCCAGGGCCGCGTCGCCCACGTAGTTTGAGAATCCCGCGCCGCTGAACAGGAAGTTTCCATTTGCATTTGCCGAAGCGGTGGTCACGTTCCAGACGTTGTTCATCGCGCTGGCTCGAACTGTCGCATTGGTCCAGTGAAACAGTCCGTCCGTATCGAGCAGGATGCCGCGATTAAAGCCGCTCACGACGGAGTTGCGCACGTTCGGTGCCGCCTCATCACGGGCGTTCAAAGCGCTGCCTCCCCCGAAACCGATCTCACCCAGACCGCGCCCAATAAGGGTCGCATTGTAAACCGCCCATTGGCTGTAAGGTTGGCGGTCGCCAATGATCGTCTGGCTTGTGTCGCCGTCCGATTCAATGCCGCGGCTGTCGACGCTGCCTTGCCACGGAGGTTTGATGGCGAACCAGAACTGATTCGTGCCGCGATAACCCTGGTCGGTATCGAAGTCGTCATCCTCGCAGAATGCGGCGACGAGATATCTCGTGCTCACATTTCCGCCCCACCACTCGAATGCGTCATCGGAGCTTGCGAAGCTTTCGACATACTCGATCACCGTTCCGCTCCCCACGCCTCCCATCGTCAACGAATTCAATTCGCGGTCAGGAGCGAACACGCTTCCGGTATGGCGAATGGACACATAACGCAATGCGCCCGAGCTGTCGGCGTCGTCATTGCCGCCGAAGCGATGTTCAAAGTTGGGTCCAGGGCTGGTCACGCCTTCATAAACGTCATACACGGGATTGGCAACGTTGCCTGTGTTGTCGAAGGCGGAGTTGATGGTGGCGCGGCCCATGATGACCACACCGCCCCATTTGCCGGTAACGCGGGGAGAGATGTCGTTGGGATTGGTAACGTCGTCGCCTTCCATCGTGAATATGATTGGCGCGCTCGGCGTTCCAGTTGCATATAACTTGCCGCCGCGAGTGACCCAGAGAGCGGACACCAGGTTGGGAATGCCGGGTTTGGCGATGAGGTTCGCGGCATTGGTTCCGCCCCTGATCACGGTTCCCGGTTCAATGATCAAAGTGGCGTTCGTCTGAACATAAACAATCGTGTTCAGCAGATATTCATTCGTGGCATACCACGTCTGCGTGGTTCCAGCGGCAACGTCCGCGGTCACGGTCATCGTGGCGGCGCGGGCGGATGTGGCGGTGAGGGCCGCGCTGGCGGCCAATCCGGCCAGCAGTTTCTTTAAGTTGTGATTCATTGGTTTCACTTTCAATACGGGGTTTGGGACTATCAGTTTTTCGTTCTCAAATAACATGCGCACTGATCCTGCACGGGGCATGTGAATGCTGGACGTCAGTTCGGTTACGATTTGGAAACGGCTCCTTCAGGAGGCTGGAACCGCTCGCGATACGCCCAAGCGGCTGGGTCAAGTTGCGCGATGAGCGCGGCGCACCGGATGGCATCGCTCGGGCGATGCGGATGCTAAGCGAGTGTGCGGAGGCCTTCCCGCGAAGCACGGGTTAGAATTCGCAACCCAGCGAAAGACTAAAGGTCATGCCCCTCGTGTAGCTTTTGATGGTTCGCTTGCCGCCTCCCGGCCACGTCTGGCTGACTTCAACGGATGGATCAAGCAGGTTCTTAGCGGAGAGTTTGGCCTTCCAGTGCTTTCCAATTTTTTGTGACAGAAACAGATCGAGTTGCGGAGCGGGTTCTTCGAACTCATCGGGACTCGTCAGCCCGAACACCACCAGCCGCGGGCCAACCACTCCGCCCGATACCGTCAAAGCCATGCCCGTTGCTTTGTGATCCCATGTGAGATCTGCGTTCACGACGTAATCGGGCTGATCATACAACGGCCGGACACTGCTGTTCTCCAGATAGATGGTTCGGCGCAGCGTGCGTTGATCATTGCTGATGGGCACTTCGGAAATGATGGATGCGGCGTTGAAGCCGAATGTCAGTTCGTCGAGTTCCTCGTGGATTCTGTCGAGACGCGAACGGAATTCGAATTCCGCGCCGTAGACATCGGCTTTTTCAGAGTTGAAATACGTGACGTCGCTGCTGTTGACGGCGATCAGTTCGATCGGAGCTTTGACCTCCTTCATGAACAGTGACGCGGACACGATCTCTCCCGGCCGCGGAAACCATTCAATGCGCAAGTCGTAATTCGCGCTTTCCGAGAACGAAAGGTCCGGGCTCCCGCCAATCTGCCTGCCGTTGGCAACGTCGTAGATGAACACTGGAGCGATTTCGCGGTAGGCCGGCCGCACCACGGTTTGCGACCAAGCTGCGCGGAGTTGAAGATTCTCCCGCAATGAAAAGACGGAGCTCAGCGCGGGCAACACGTCTGTTCGTTGAATGCCGCCGGATTTCAACGGTTGATTCAGCGTCTGGTTGAAGCCCTCCAGTGTCAGGTCTGTTCTTTCCAATCGTGCGCCGCCGATCAGCCGCAGCCACTCGAAGGCCGCCCAGTCGGCCATGGCATATCCCGCGGTGATGGTTTGCTGCCCTTCGTAGGTGAGGTTCACCGGGAAATTTCGATACTCCACAAATCCCGCGTTGGCAGGATCGAGATAGTCCTGCGGTTCGCCTGAACCGTAGAAGGGATGCCCGCCGCCCGAGGGATACATGACCAAGCCGCGCTGAAAGTAATCGCGCTGGGACTCGGTAATCGCCGCTCCGGTTTTGATCGCGTTGTCTTTGCTGTTATAGGACGCAAGGGGAATCGTCAGGTCGCCCCGCGCGTTGACGTTGTTTTCTTCCACGTCGCGCCAATAGCGCGTGGGATAAGCGGGAGACGAAGAACTCGCCGGGTAGAAAAATTCCTGCTCCGGATTTGCAAGGAACTGGAAGATCCGATAGTCCGGCTCCTCCTGCGTTGCAGTGGACATCGCTCCCGCCCATTCAAATTTCAGATCGTTCAGCAGGGGGAAATCATGGATCCCCACCAGTTGGTGATAGGTCAGGTTGCGTTCCGTCCAATGAAGAATGTTTTGATCGAGATAGCTGACGCCAGGCTCGGTGTAATTTTCCTCCTGTCCCTGCAGGCGCCTGGCTTCGTCTTCTGCCGATTGCACAAACAGGAAATTGTATTTGAGCTCGTGGTCCTCGCCGAGACCCAGGGTCAGCGCTGCAGAAGCGGCCCATGAATATTCTGAAATGGCGCGGGTGTCGGTTTTCTCAAACACGACACTGCCTCCGCTCCCGCCGTATTCCCGCACCACTCCGTTGTCGTAAAACTTGTAATCGTTGCGATACGTGAGCGAGGCGAGATAACCGAAACGCAGGAAGTCCTTGCGAAAACTGTCGCCGATCGCCATCCCGAAGTTGGAATTCAGCGGGGATTTCTCGGGGAGAGGCGACAGTTGGCGCGATTTGAAACTGCGTTCCACTTCCGCTTCATTTTGAATTGGCCCGCTGGTGCTCCCCAGCGGTGGCGTGTTGCGGGCGATCGCCGGAAGCGCGCGCGTGCCGTCATCCATCCCCAGCCAATCTGTGCCCCCTCGATCGGATGCGAGGAAGTCTTCGTTCAAACTGGATTGCGTGTTGTATGACGTTCCGCTGCTGAAACTGAAGAAGAACTTTTCGGGGTAGCTGCGGGTG encodes the following:
- a CDS encoding TonB-dependent receptor is translated as MVFNKMVTAEKSRPAAAALNNIARVLRAAALRGRWMLISVLALLLLSWHAVPQEMGAVAGVVISSWDGAPLSGTAVAIRGTTLATQTGTDGRFELKNIPPGDQTLRFSRAGFASAVVTEVRVISGQTTTVNGNLRPEFYEMEEFEVTAEEFTQQTEQILIERQQSSGMLEAIGSEHFSRVGASDAAEALSKVSGASVADGKFAVVRGLADRYTTTTLNGTDLPSADPDRKAAQLDLLPTQVIERMDVGKTFAPDMPGGFAGGAINIVTRSYPEKFFFSFSSGTSYNTQSSLNEDFLASDRGGTDWLGMDDGTRALPAIARNTPPLGSTSGPIQNEAEVERSFKSRQLSPLPEKSPLNSNFGMAIGDSFRKDFLRFGYLASLTYRNDYKFYDNGVVREYGGSGGSVVFEKTDTRAISEYSWAASAALTLGLGEDHELKYNFLFVQSAEDEARRLQGQEENYTEPGVSYLDQNILHWTERNLTYHQLVGIHDFPLLNDLKFEWAGAMSTATQEEPDYRIFQFLANPEQEFFYPASSSSPAYPTRYWRDVEENNVNARGDLTIPLASYNSKDNAIKTGAAITESQRDYFQRGLVMYPSGGGHPFYGSGEPQDYLDPANAGFVEYRNFPVNLTYEGQQTITAGYAMADWAAFEWLRLIGGARLERTDLTLEGFNQTLNQPLKSGGIQRTDVLPALSSVFSLRENLQLRAAWSQTVVRPAYREIAPVFIYDVANGRQIGGSPDLSFSESANYDLRIEWFPRPGEIVSASLFMKEVKAPIELIAVNSSDVTYFNSEKADVYGAEFEFRSRLDRIHEELDELTFGFNAASIISEVPISNDQRTLRRTIYLENSSVRPLYDQPDYVVNADLTWDHKATGMALTVSGGVVGPRLVVFGLTSPDEFEEPAPQLDLFLSQKIGKHWKAKLSAKNLLDPSVEVSQTWPGGGKRTIKSYTRGMTFSLSLGCEF